One Sediminibacillus dalangtanensis genomic region harbors:
- a CDS encoding bifunctional metallophosphatase/5'-nucleotidase: MKLKIIHTNDLHSHFDNFSKAVSLIRQQKDEHTLLLDGGDFADFKSIELQGTKGKAAIELLTEAGYDALTIGNNEMFNGMETLKHMAGNSPIPFISNNLLKKDLSPIEGVVSSTIIEKNGLRILVTGSSPNLEEFNDGLGIHVSDYKTALQTELERRQGLFDLCVVLSHIGTTADQKLAEEVEGIDVLISAHDHQLYAEPRLINGTICNSAGSFGEHVGVLELMVENGNVCLTDSSMLSTDKAEASSSITDILANSKEKAVKNLSQPLYTLKQPLWHDVVEENPLSNLIADGLKDLLQTDIGLINSGIALAGIFEHVSEKKLIETCPSPLNPTSFEIKGKTLKAAVEQSLDAQVCLADGRGPGFRGKYAGRLHISGATAVHDGNRLIKVTIAGREIEDEIWYTVASSDYLQRGSGYPVLADNRNPVFKPEYIRDVIREYAAKPSFLKQATIGRWIKGADILV; encoded by the coding sequence ATGAAGCTTAAAATCATACATACCAATGATCTGCACAGTCATTTTGACAACTTTTCCAAAGCCGTGTCACTGATCCGACAGCAGAAGGATGAACATACCTTACTGCTGGACGGCGGCGACTTTGCCGATTTCAAAAGCATCGAACTACAGGGAACAAAAGGAAAGGCAGCAATCGAGTTGTTGACAGAAGCTGGATACGATGCATTGACCATCGGAAACAATGAAATGTTCAATGGTATGGAGACACTGAAACATATGGCAGGAAACAGTCCGATTCCATTTATCAGCAACAATCTTTTGAAAAAAGATCTGTCCCCGATTGAGGGAGTGGTTAGTAGCACAATCATCGAAAAAAATGGGCTACGCATCTTGGTAACCGGTTCGTCTCCAAATTTGGAGGAATTCAACGACGGGCTCGGTATCCATGTATCCGACTATAAAACTGCATTGCAAACAGAATTGGAAAGAAGGCAAGGATTGTTTGACCTTTGTGTGGTATTAAGCCATATCGGAACGACCGCAGATCAAAAGCTTGCAGAAGAAGTCGAAGGAATTGATGTTCTGATATCCGCTCATGACCACCAGCTTTATGCCGAACCGAGGCTTATAAATGGCACGATTTGCAACAGTGCTGGGTCATTTGGAGAACATGTAGGCGTTCTGGAGTTAATGGTAGAAAACGGGAATGTCTGCTTGACCGACAGTAGCATGCTCTCTACAGATAAGGCTGAAGCATCAAGTAGCATTACCGATATACTGGCAAACAGTAAAGAAAAAGCAGTTAAAAATTTAAGTCAGCCCCTTTACACATTGAAGCAGCCGCTATGGCATGATGTTGTAGAGGAAAACCCGTTGTCGAATTTAATCGCCGACGGGTTGAAAGATTTATTGCAGACCGATATCGGCTTGATCAATAGCGGTATCGCCCTTGCAGGTATATTTGAGCACGTATCGGAGAAAAAACTGATCGAAACCTGTCCTTCTCCATTAAATCCGACGTCCTTTGAGATAAAGGGAAAAACGTTAAAAGCTGCGGTGGAGCAGTCACTGGATGCTCAGGTTTGCCTGGCAGATGGCAGAGGTCCGGGGTTCAGAGGTAAATATGCCGGCAGACTGCATATTTCCGGAGCGACAGCTGTGCATGACGGCAATCGTCTCATCAAGGTAACCATTGCCGGCCGGGAGATCGAGGATGAAATTTGGTACACAGTGGCCAGCTCGGATTACTTGCAGCGAGGGTCAGGCTATCCGGTTCTGGCCGATAACCGTAACCCTGTGTTCAAACCGGAGTACATCCGTGACGTCATCCGAGAGTATGCTGCCAAACCCTCCTTCTTGAAACAAGCGACAATCGGACGCTGGATTAAAGGTGCCGATATCCTTGTTTGA
- a CDS encoding aminoglycoside phosphotransferase family protein, translating into MFENRWNRTLLQERFVKNIKHHFKQEGEAWLERLPEISHQCEQTWQVEMMKPYELSINYVAPAVGKDGRKLVVKLSVPGEEFTCELEALRQLESPAMVRLIAFDENLGALLLERMEPGGTLAEVEEEDKACRIAADVFEQLTREPLGETTLPTTEDRTASLAKIVSYYPAGCGPISRSTLLEAQQTFNRLHRTRKKQWLLHGDFHHYNILQDGEEKWKAIDPKGLIGEREYDLIQFLLNKLPEEDPVSVIDKRIQIFSEFLKLDKQRFVLWGFCHSVLATCWTVEGNGNYNRPFYRAIAAFQQIHQKYYHHEVHEAEIR; encoded by the coding sequence TTGTTTGAAAACAGATGGAACAGGACACTCTTACAGGAGCGCTTTGTCAAAAATATCAAGCATCACTTTAAACAGGAAGGCGAAGCGTGGCTGGAACGACTGCCGGAAATAAGCCATCAATGTGAGCAAACTTGGCAGGTGGAGATGATGAAACCATACGAGCTGTCAATCAACTATGTTGCACCTGCAGTTGGGAAAGATGGAAGAAAATTGGTCGTAAAGCTGTCGGTTCCAGGGGAAGAATTTACTTGTGAGTTGGAAGCGCTTCGGCAATTGGAATCCCCGGCAATGGTCCGATTGATAGCTTTTGACGAGAACCTGGGAGCCCTTCTTTTAGAACGAATGGAACCGGGTGGAACGCTGGCTGAGGTAGAAGAGGAGGATAAAGCTTGCCGGATTGCGGCGGATGTGTTTGAGCAGCTGACAAGAGAACCACTGGGCGAAACAACGCTCCCGACCACAGAGGACCGGACGGCGTCCTTGGCAAAAATTGTTTCCTATTATCCAGCTGGATGCGGACCGATCAGCCGATCGACACTGCTGGAGGCACAGCAGACCTTTAACCGTTTACACAGGACAAGGAAAAAGCAATGGCTGTTACACGGTGACTTCCATCATTATAATATCCTGCAAGACGGAGAAGAGAAATGGAAAGCGATTGACCCCAAAGGCTTAATCGGAGAACGGGAGTACGACTTGATACAATTTTTACTAAACAAGCTTCCGGAAGAAGATCCTGTTTCTGTCATCGACAAACGGATACAGATTTTCTCGGAATTTCTGAAGCTTGATAAGCAGCGCTTTGTATTATGGGGATTCTGCCACAGTGTGTTGGCTACCTGCTGGACGGTTGAGGGAAACGGCAATTATAACCGTCCGTTTTACCGGGCGATCGCTGCTTTCCAACAGATTCACCAAAAATATTACCATCACGAAGTCCACGAAGCGGAAATACGCTAA
- a CDS encoding phosphotransferase has protein sequence MNEQTMLSIISQHLPWLTIETTSFNYSGWDHDIIIINEELVFRFPQNQAVRRHTERETALLKAIEKTSPPLQVPNFQVIRDKQGRTIAVYYPLIKGEALTSPQHAALISNQDNAKLLGEFLSKLHEIPAKQVDSPLLTIHTQEYWQRLFDSVETHILPNLAEDESMIVSNFFHGFLQETEQQPIQQAWIHGDLSANNIIFNKESGLVTGIIDFTDSQYGDPAFDFAGFYWDFGPAFTRQVLRYYSGREPVAHLFERIRNFYGLQPVFHELLYQVKKGQMVNWPTALEKFKRLKKMQATSDHSFD, from the coding sequence ATGAATGAACAGACGATGTTATCCATCATTAGCCAACATCTTCCCTGGTTAACCATTGAAACAACCAGCTTCAACTATTCAGGCTGGGACCATGACATTATCATTATAAATGAGGAGCTTGTCTTCCGCTTTCCCCAAAATCAAGCCGTCCGCCGCCATACCGAGCGGGAAACCGCCCTGTTGAAAGCAATCGAGAAAACGAGTCCGCCGTTGCAGGTCCCCAACTTTCAGGTGATTCGGGATAAGCAAGGCAGAACCATTGCTGTATATTACCCGCTTATCAAGGGAGAGGCTCTGACAAGTCCTCAACATGCTGCACTGATTTCTAATCAAGACAACGCAAAGCTGCTTGGCGAATTTCTCAGTAAGCTGCACGAGATTCCTGCCAAGCAAGTTGACAGTCCCCTTTTGACTATTCATACACAGGAGTACTGGCAGCGGTTATTTGATTCAGTCGAAACGCATATCCTTCCCAATTTAGCTGAAGACGAAAGCATGATCGTCTCTAATTTTTTTCATGGATTTCTACAAGAAACTGAACAACAACCAATCCAACAAGCTTGGATTCACGGAGATTTATCTGCAAACAATATAATTTTTAACAAGGAATCCGGACTGGTTACCGGTATCATCGATTTCACTGATTCCCAGTACGGGGATCCAGCCTTTGATTTTGCCGGATTTTATTGGGATTTCGGACCGGCCTTTACCCGCCAGGTACTGCGGTATTATTCAGGGAGGGAACCTGTTGCACATCTTTTCGAACGTATCCGGAATTTCTATGGTCTTCAACCCGTCTTTCATGAATTGCTATATCAAGTAAAAAAAGGACAAATGGTGAATTGGCCGACTGCCCTGGAAAAATTCAAGCGGTTAAAAAAAATGCAAGCCACTTCAGACCACTCATTCGATTAG
- a CDS encoding ABC transporter substrate-binding protein — MRLLEHYQRLYGILPDLGKTHAITIGELGKHLACTERNAKLIVHRMQQAGWIIWKPGKGRGNTSSIQLIADLEDLILAEAKERSTVSMEEGIRFLQRFSISRHTQQLFIDWLFFTTDGGHTKQIDTIDRLQFPSYRPLPKLDPLLVHRRSENHIMRHIYNRLVRYDEKAAEHVPELAHAWSHHHNDTVWIFQLRKGVRFHDDKEMTAEDVCYSYLRHRSVSSAYHWMLDNLEKAEPLHTYAIQFTFQKPMPYFLHLAASMGGSIVPVGNLVGSPIGTGPFQEIENTKTQLRLRTFEHFFGTRPFLDEVIMYFFPELYDNQATDVVESERVNFYQYPYASKSTANFQQTTAVDQGCKLLSLNGNKGKLATDPLLRKAIFHLLQPEKLIKQLQGNRYLPADRLFRDTENDVSLLRNPALAHELLHASSYQGETFHLYSYTGAGNELDGKWIQQQLAKTGVRVSLHFLPYEELMEQNLQEADMLLGEQLADESRLLTYLTFFQGTHSLPAHHLPGQSRTRIQQIIAESLSERECVYGLQQEEAKLCTHHHFLFLYRLEQFAIYPQNVERIQLNALGWVDYTQLWFNHLSARKESKNE, encoded by the coding sequence ATGAGGTTGTTGGAACACTATCAACGTTTATACGGGATACTGCCCGACCTTGGAAAGACTCACGCTATCACCATTGGAGAGCTTGGCAAACACTTAGCCTGTACAGAACGAAATGCCAAATTGATCGTCCACCGTATGCAACAAGCCGGCTGGATTATATGGAAGCCAGGAAAAGGAAGGGGAAACACTTCCTCCATTCAGTTAATAGCTGATCTGGAAGACCTGATTCTCGCTGAAGCAAAAGAACGTAGCACCGTTTCGATGGAAGAAGGAATTCGTTTTTTACAACGGTTTTCCATCAGCAGACATACGCAGCAACTGTTTATCGACTGGTTGTTTTTCACTACTGATGGGGGCCATACGAAACAAATCGATACAATCGACCGGCTTCAATTCCCTTCTTACCGACCGCTGCCGAAACTGGATCCACTACTGGTTCATCGCCGCTCGGAAAACCATATCATGCGACACATATACAACCGGCTGGTCCGTTATGACGAAAAAGCTGCAGAACATGTGCCCGAGCTGGCGCATGCCTGGTCCCATCACCACAACGATACCGTATGGATTTTTCAGTTAAGAAAAGGGGTTCGTTTTCATGATGATAAAGAAATGACCGCAGAGGATGTATGTTACAGCTATCTTCGCCATCGGTCGGTATCCTCAGCCTATCACTGGATGTTGGACAACCTTGAAAAAGCGGAGCCGCTTCATACTTACGCCATACAGTTTACCTTTCAAAAACCGATGCCTTATTTTTTGCATCTTGCCGCAAGCATGGGTGGTAGCATTGTACCTGTAGGGAACCTTGTTGGATCACCAATCGGGACAGGGCCGTTTCAGGAAATTGAAAATACTAAAACACAATTGAGGCTCCGGACCTTTGAACATTTTTTCGGAACCCGCCCCTTCCTGGATGAAGTCATTATGTATTTTTTCCCTGAGTTGTATGACAACCAAGCCACTGATGTGGTGGAAAGTGAACGAGTCAATTTTTATCAATACCCTTACGCTTCAAAATCGACAGCAAACTTCCAGCAAACAACCGCGGTCGATCAAGGGTGCAAGCTGTTGTCCTTGAATGGCAATAAAGGAAAGCTGGCCACTGACCCATTACTGCGCAAAGCTATTTTTCATTTGTTACAACCAGAGAAATTGATTAAACAGCTGCAGGGAAATCGTTACTTACCAGCTGACAGACTTTTTCGCGATACCGAAAACGACGTCTCGTTACTTCGGAATCCCGCTTTGGCACATGAACTACTCCATGCAAGCAGCTATCAAGGGGAAACATTTCACCTATATAGTTACACAGGAGCTGGGAACGAATTGGATGGCAAGTGGATTCAACAACAATTAGCAAAAACGGGTGTGAGAGTGTCCTTACATTTTCTTCCCTATGAGGAATTGATGGAACAGAATCTCCAGGAGGCAGATATGTTGTTGGGAGAGCAGCTTGCCGACGAGAGTCGTCTCCTCACCTATTTGACCTTTTTTCAGGGAACGCACAGTTTACCCGCCCACCACCTGCCCGGCCAAAGCCGAACACGGATTCAACAGATTATTGCTGAAAGTCTTTCAGAGAGGGAATGTGTTTACGGATTACAGCAGGAAGAAGCGAAGTTGTGCACCCACCATCATTTCCTTTTTTTATATCGATTAGAGCAGTTCGCCATCTATCCGCAAAACGTAGAAAGAATTCAGCTGAATGCACTGGGGTGGGTCGATTATACACAACTCTGGTTTAACCACTTATCGGCAAGAAAGGAGAGCAAAAATGAATGA
- a CDS encoding MFS transporter, whose amino-acid sequence MKKGTNKHRSGETSDVGKKQIIGIAFITAASVLGDAMLLIALPIYWKDAGLDSLWQVGVLLSVNRFIRLPVNPLIGLFYQHFHRRTGIMIAVCLAVLTTASYGWMANFWLLLLMRAIWGISWSLLRLGGYLSVIEASNDSNRGQYVGLYNGLWGLGGLTGMLAGGMLIDQTSFLFTSSLFAFIGLLAIPAVYWFIPSNHQESSSKPGAQSAVRKWWSVHTWLVLGTGGVVGIMVFGLFATTLSQLIAGNISTDWSVGGFAVGAATIAGVIQAVRWGWDPFVAPMIGKALTTHRAMVRSLLVVLFSGGFVFLLLGNAASLTILLPALLIFQLISTGFVTTSDTMAASTAAKTDRIKMMTAYTIIVDVGAALGPLISFFLLDITSIALVYTLAGIIFFAVGLCWLIAYATNSSGFKHEG is encoded by the coding sequence ATGAAAAAGGGAACCAACAAACACAGAAGTGGTGAAACGAGTGATGTTGGAAAAAAACAAATCATCGGAATAGCATTCATCACAGCAGCATCTGTTCTGGGGGATGCCATGTTGCTGATCGCGCTGCCGATATATTGGAAGGATGCTGGACTTGACTCGCTGTGGCAAGTAGGAGTGCTTCTGTCGGTCAATCGGTTTATCCGGCTTCCGGTCAACCCACTGATCGGTTTGTTTTATCAACATTTTCACCGACGTACCGGTATCATGATAGCGGTATGCTTGGCCGTATTAACGACGGCTTCATATGGATGGATGGCGAATTTTTGGCTGCTTCTGCTCATGCGGGCAATATGGGGGATTTCCTGGTCACTTCTTCGGCTCGGCGGATATCTGTCTGTGATTGAGGCGTCGAATGACAGCAATCGGGGTCAGTATGTTGGATTATATAATGGATTATGGGGGCTCGGAGGATTGACCGGTATGCTTGCCGGTGGAATGTTGATTGATCAAACCTCTTTTCTGTTTACTTCCAGCCTGTTTGCTTTTATCGGACTATTGGCAATTCCGGCAGTATATTGGTTCATACCGTCCAATCATCAAGAAAGTTCTTCTAAGCCTGGAGCGCAGTCAGCAGTAAGAAAATGGTGGTCGGTCCATACATGGTTAGTGCTTGGTACTGGTGGGGTAGTTGGCATCATGGTGTTTGGTTTGTTTGCGACAACGCTCAGTCAATTGATAGCTGGCAACATTTCAACTGACTGGTCTGTAGGCGGCTTTGCCGTTGGGGCGGCAACAATTGCTGGTGTCATACAGGCAGTACGCTGGGGCTGGGATCCATTTGTTGCTCCAATGATTGGAAAAGCACTAACGACGCACCGTGCTATGGTTCGGTCGTTGTTGGTCGTATTGTTTTCTGGCGGATTTGTTTTCCTACTGCTCGGAAACGCTGCTTCGCTGACCATTCTGTTACCAGCATTGTTGATATTCCAGCTGATTTCTACAGGGTTTGTCACCACATCCGACACAATGGCCGCTAGTACAGCGGCGAAGACAGATCGTATAAAAATGATGACCGCCTATACCATCATCGTCGATGTAGGGGCAGCATTGGGACCGCTCATTTCGTTCTTTTTGCTGGATATAACAAGTATTGCGCTGGTCTACACACTGGCCGGGATTATCTTTTTCGCAGTTGGCTTATGCTGGCTGATTGCTTATGCTACCAATAGCAGCGGTTTTAAACATGAAGGATGA
- a CDS encoding class I SAM-dependent methyltransferase encodes MNQENQSKADVQAQFGKNAANYVTSTIHAQGKDLEKLKAIIDWTGEECVLDIATGGGHVANTLAPLVKKVTAVDLTTEILAVSRTFLEKNGHTNVEFMEADAEQLSFPDESFDSAVCRIAAHHFSNVAAFVQEAYRVLKRSGTFILIDNTAPEAEKMDFFYNQIEKRRDYSHQRALKKSEWVQMIEEQGFELEELYRFPKQFYFEKWCKTMDLPDNEKHALSKEMLQAPEDIKRKFCITEEEGKVASFQAEASLIKAIKR; translated from the coding sequence ATGAACCAAGAGAATCAATCGAAAGCAGATGTCCAGGCCCAGTTTGGAAAAAATGCAGCCAATTATGTAACTAGTACGATTCATGCCCAGGGAAAAGATTTGGAAAAATTGAAAGCAATTATCGATTGGACTGGTGAAGAGTGCGTATTGGATATTGCAACAGGAGGAGGACATGTAGCGAATACGCTGGCTCCTCTGGTGAAAAAGGTGACTGCCGTCGATTTGACCACAGAGATTCTAGCTGTTTCCCGGACGTTTCTAGAGAAAAACGGGCATACAAACGTAGAATTTATGGAAGCAGACGCTGAACAGCTGTCATTTCCAGATGAATCCTTTGATAGTGCTGTCTGCAGAATTGCTGCCCACCATTTTTCAAATGTAGCAGCATTTGTCCAGGAAGCCTACCGGGTGCTGAAAAGAAGCGGTACATTCATCCTCATCGACAATACAGCACCAGAAGCAGAAAAAATGGACTTTTTCTATAACCAGATTGAAAAACGCCGGGATTATAGTCATCAGCGTGCCTTGAAAAAATCGGAATGGGTCCAGATGATTGAGGAACAAGGGTTTGAGCTGGAGGAACTGTATCGGTTTCCTAAACAGTTTTATTTTGAAAAATGGTGCAAAACGATGGACTTGCCCGATAATGAAAAACATGCCTTATCAAAGGAGATGCTTCAGGCGCCGGAGGATATCAAGAGGAAGTTCTGCATCACGGAGGAAGAAGGGAAGGTGGCTAGCTTTCAAGCGGAGGCGAGCCTTATAAAAGCTATAAAAAGATAA
- the xylE gene encoding D-xylose transporter XylE yields MKNQKQLYIILVTLVATLGGLLFGYDTAVISGAEGALQAYFADNLNLSALVHGITVSSALIGCIIGGLLSGYLASNLGRKYSLVLAAVLFLVSALGSAFPEVLFFTKGEPTMALLVTFNLYRIIGGIGVGLASAVSPMYIGEIAPPETRGSLVSLNQFAIIFGMLVVYFVNWGIAKGQSVAWVNETGWRYMFLSEAIPAALFLFLLFFVPETPRYLVSKQQNEKAKEILSKIYDKTMAKATMFEIEKSFDEKKGKLFAFGKRIIVIGVLLSVFQQFVGINVALYYAPRIFESMGAARDASMFQTIIMGLVNVVFTLIAIFTVDKFGRKPLLIIGSIGMTVGMFGVAGMAFSNAIGIGTLIFIIIYTASFMMSWGPIVWVLIAEIFPNKIRGQAVAIAVAAQWAANYFISSTYPSMMEFSGGLTYSFYGIMSILSALFVWKMVPETKGRSLEELESILVRNKRHSA; encoded by the coding sequence ATGAAAAATCAAAAACAGCTTTATATTATTCTTGTAACTCTGGTAGCAACACTTGGCGGATTGTTATTCGGTTATGATACTGCTGTCATTTCCGGTGCAGAGGGGGCATTGCAGGCTTATTTTGCCGATAATCTGAATCTCAGTGCGCTTGTCCATGGGATAACGGTTTCGAGTGCCCTGATTGGATGTATCATCGGGGGGCTTCTGTCCGGTTACTTAGCTTCCAACCTTGGCCGGAAGTATTCACTCGTGCTGGCAGCCGTGTTATTCCTTGTTTCCGCACTAGGATCGGCATTTCCCGAGGTTCTATTTTTTACAAAAGGAGAACCGACGATGGCCTTGTTGGTGACCTTCAATCTCTATCGGATAATTGGAGGGATCGGTGTCGGACTTGCTTCTGCAGTGTCTCCGATGTATATCGGCGAAATTGCACCTCCCGAAACGAGAGGAAGCCTTGTTTCACTGAACCAGTTCGCCATCATATTCGGCATGCTGGTCGTCTATTTTGTGAATTGGGGTATTGCCAAGGGGCAATCCGTCGCTTGGGTAAATGAAACCGGTTGGCGCTATATGTTTTTATCAGAGGCAATACCAGCAGCACTGTTTCTCTTTTTGCTCTTTTTTGTACCGGAAACGCCGAGGTACCTTGTTTCCAAGCAGCAAAATGAAAAGGCAAAGGAAATACTCAGTAAGATTTACGATAAAACAATGGCAAAGGCAACGATGTTTGAAATTGAAAAGTCCTTTGATGAAAAAAAGGGAAAACTATTCGCTTTTGGCAAGAGGATAATTGTGATCGGTGTTTTGCTATCTGTTTTCCAGCAATTCGTCGGCATTAACGTTGCGCTTTATTATGCGCCGCGCATCTTTGAGAGCATGGGAGCTGCCCGGGATGCATCCATGTTCCAGACAATCATTATGGGACTGGTCAATGTCGTCTTTACCCTCATTGCCATCTTCACAGTCGATAAATTCGGACGGAAACCATTGCTGATAATCGGCTCGATCGGGATGACTGTAGGAATGTTCGGTGTAGCCGGCATGGCATTTTCTAATGCGATCGGGATTGGCACCCTTATTTTCATTATCATTTATACGGCTTCCTTTATGATGTCTTGGGGTCCGATTGTCTGGGTATTAATCGCAGAAATTTTTCCAAACAAAATCCGCGGACAGGCAGTTGCGATTGCCGTTGCGGCTCAGTGGGCAGCCAATTATTTTATTTCTTCTACTTATCCATCGATGATGGAATTCAGCGGTGGATTGACCTATTCCTTCTATGGGATAATGAGTATTCTCTCTGCCTTGTTCGTATGGAAAATGGTACCCGAGACCAAAGGCCGTTCTCTGGAAGAACTGGAGTCGATTTTGGTAAGGAACAAGAGACATTCCGCTTAA
- a CDS encoding cytochrome c oxidase assembly protein, which yields MHDSLSIVAQLLLLLPFVLACFMYMIGVIYSARRQRRWSILRTCSWSAGCMLAGIAVAGPLAVLAQHSFFFHMLGHLLVGMLAPLLMVLGAPLTLLLRALPVYYARRVSWLLRSRPFSLFTDPAFATVLNIGGLWILYTTGFYEAMHQSLLLHIFIHLHVFIAGYLFTASMVYIDPTPHRAGYRYRASILLAALAGHAILAKYLYANPPAQVSTSEAEAGSMLMYYGGDFIDAVLIFLVCLHWFKAARPHSQQAGHPITQLDQ from the coding sequence ATGCATGATTCTTTATCCATAGTCGCCCAGCTGCTTCTGTTGCTTCCTTTCGTTCTTGCTTGTTTCATGTATATGATCGGAGTAATATATTCGGCCAGACGCCAGCGTCGTTGGTCGATTTTGCGGACATGCAGCTGGTCCGCTGGCTGTATGTTGGCAGGAATTGCCGTTGCTGGACCATTGGCGGTACTTGCTCAACATAGCTTTTTCTTTCATATGCTTGGCCATTTACTAGTAGGAATGCTTGCTCCGCTCCTAATGGTTCTCGGTGCTCCGCTAACGCTATTACTGCGTGCATTGCCTGTGTATTATGCCAGGCGTGTTTCGTGGCTGTTAAGAAGCCGCCCTTTTTCTTTGTTTACTGATCCGGCATTTGCCACCGTTTTAAATATCGGCGGACTCTGGATATTATATACGACGGGATTTTACGAAGCCATGCATCAGAGTCTCCTGCTGCACATATTTATCCATTTACATGTTTTCATCGCGGGATATCTGTTCACCGCTTCCATGGTCTATATCGACCCGACACCACACCGGGCGGGTTACCGCTATCGAGCCAGCATCCTGCTGGCAGCGCTGGCAGGACACGCCATACTGGCAAAATATCTCTATGCCAATCCGCCTGCCCAAGTCTCCACATCGGAGGCAGAAGCCGGCAGTATGCTGATGTATTACGGAGGGGATTTTATTGACGCAGTCCTCATTTTTCTCGTCTGCCTGCACTGGTTCAAGGCAGCCCGGCCACATTCTCAGCAAGCTGGGCATCCTATAACCCAATTAGACCAATAA
- a CDS encoding DUF2243 domain-containing protein, whose protein sequence is MHDVKKMDYPIAVRYASRNLWSGFLFGLGLIAFIDEAVFHQLLHWHHFYDKATTNIGLVSDGFFHAFSWFATIGSLFLVADLRRRNTWYVKRWFGGVLTGAGLFQLYDGTIQHKLWKLHQIRYDVDILPYDVAWNITAFCMLLSGLLLLIRTRPKRIKEDG, encoded by the coding sequence ATGCATGATGTAAAAAAAATGGATTATCCGATTGCAGTTCGATATGCTTCCCGAAACTTATGGTCCGGTTTCCTGTTCGGTTTGGGCTTGATTGCTTTTATTGACGAGGCCGTTTTCCATCAGCTGCTTCATTGGCATCATTTTTATGATAAGGCTACAACGAATATCGGCCTTGTTTCTGACGGCTTTTTTCATGCTTTCAGCTGGTTCGCTACCATTGGCAGCTTATTTCTTGTGGCAGATTTACGACGTCGGAATACTTGGTATGTCAAACGTTGGTTTGGCGGAGTACTGACTGGTGCCGGACTCTTTCAGCTGTACGACGGAACGATACAACATAAGCTGTGGAAATTGCATCAAATCCGCTATGACGTTGACATTCTCCCCTATGATGTTGCCTGGAATATCACGGCTTTCTGCATGTTGCTGTCCGGCCTGTTATTACTCATTCGTACACGACCTAAAAGAATCAAGGAGGATGGATAA
- a CDS encoding ABC transporter permease, giving the protein MWAIAQMELKKNMHDKGIWFWTFILPILFIIVFVAVFSGQEGVEYTETVTQIIPGYTVIFTFFIMISILITFIKDRERGMVARIASTPLSVSSYFMGKWIPFMIIVLLQIAVLFLFGVLVYDLPLGDPTALIVMSLFQAFLATSWGLAMAVLVKTENMGIALTQIIALGGALLGGLWMPIEIMPDIMQTICKFIPQYWGLEGYKEIILHDGGVLDIWRPIAILLVGGAIGVLIAITGYQRYLRLAKS; this is encoded by the coding sequence TTGTGGGCTATAGCTCAAATGGAATTAAAAAAGAATATGCATGATAAAGGAATTTGGTTTTGGACTTTTATTTTACCGATTCTTTTCATTATTGTCTTTGTTGCTGTTTTCTCCGGTCAAGAAGGGGTTGAATATACAGAAACCGTCACCCAAATCATTCCTGGATATACCGTCATATTCACGTTTTTTATCATGATCTCTATCTTAATTACTTTCATTAAGGACCGGGAGCGCGGAATGGTCGCTCGTATTGCCAGTACTCCGCTTTCTGTCAGCAGTTACTTTATGGGCAAGTGGATTCCTTTTATGATTATCGTTCTCTTGCAAATCGCTGTTTTGTTCTTGTTCGGAGTCCTTGTTTATGACCTGCCCCTCGGTGATCCGACTGCACTCATCGTCATGTCCCTGTTCCAGGCTTTTCTCGCAACAAGCTGGGGATTGGCCATGGCAGTACTAGTGAAAACGGAAAACATGGGCATTGCGCTGACGCAAATCATTGCACTGGGAGGAGCGTTACTTGGCGGGCTATGGATGCCAATTGAAATCATGCCGGACATCATGCAGACCATCTGCAAGTTTATCCCGCAATATTGGGGATTGGAAGGCTATAAAGAGATCATTCTCCATGATGGCGGGGTTTTGGATATATGGCGGCCGATAGCCATCTTGCTTGTCGGCGGCGCAATCGGTGTACTGATTGCCATTACCGGATACCAGCGGTACTTACGACTAGCTAAAAGTTGA